The following is a genomic window from Anser cygnoides isolate HZ-2024a breed goose chromosome 33, Taihu_goose_T2T_genome, whole genome shotgun sequence.
AGCCCCGCGTGAGACACCGCTGGGTGGGAAGTGGTCTGAGGTTGTCGGGGGGCAGGAGAAGGTCTCGGGGGGGGAAAATGGGACAAGAAGCgtggctggtgctgctgtgctcacCTCCTTTGATGTATTTATACACGAGGTTTTATTCTTGCATGATGTGCTCGCGTgtgaggtgctggagctgcagcattAGGCTGCTtccaggcagagctgtgccgagcagagcagctctccgAGACGCTGCACGGGGCGGTAGCGGCTGCACAGCCCGGGCTCATCCCCACAGGGACCGGGTGAGCTCGGGATGCTCGGGGAGGACGCGGTGCCCAGGTCCGCCTCgtccccagcagagctggcGCTGGGCAGGACGTGCACCTTGCCGTCAGTTTTCCAGACAGACACCGCAGCCGTGGAAGCCTCTTCCTGTGCGTGCTGCTTCCCCCTGCTCTTTGTCTTGTCTGTGCGGATAGTAAATTATTCAGGGATGAAACCGGAGATTTCTTTGAAGTGCCTGGCACAGGAGAGCCCTCTAGGAGCTGCTGGAATAAAAATGCGAGACACATCTGAGCTCATTTTCTGTCTGcgtattttttttgggggggggggggaaagcagTCTTATTAGTGACAAACCCGTGGTGTTACTTTGTTCTCCGCGTTTTCACGGTGCAGCCAGATAAGacttgtttttgtgtttctcGAATTTCTGCCgatccattaaaaaataaaaaacctcaGTGGGCCAAACGCTTTGCCAAGGGATTTGCCCCTGCGGCACCAAACCTGGCCCAGCCGGGCAATGTCCAGGGCTCGAAGCagcactggtggcactgggcagGGGCCCAAAGGGAGCCGGGGCAGCGCTGGAGCATCGCCGCCTCCTTCGCCCACGCCGGTGACGGCTGGGGCGCCGTCCCTTACCCCATCGCAGCCCCGGCGGTGCCCCCCGGGATGCTCTCTGCCCATTAATCATCATTTTATGTCGGCAACACCTTCGTGCTCACAGGAAGCCGTTGGCTGggcagaaaggggaaggaaggcatTGCAAATTCGGCTGCGAGGAGCTGCGGTGGAGGGCTCGGAGGGGCAGAGGGGATGGAGGCGAGCGGAGCCGGCTGGAGGTGGCTCTGCGTCGCCGTGCTTGGCGCTGGGGCCGGTGAGTGGGGCCGGGGGAGCGACACggggcctgggggtgcccccacctgcggggctgggaggggaggaagaggaggaggaagaggaagagggggcGGCGTGAAGGCCGGGGGTGCAAGGCCGCGAtggctccccagggcactgcGGCCCCTGCGTCAGGGCAGGGTGCTGGCCCTGATATTTTATGGGGAGCGCGGCTCTGGCCTCCTGCTTTATGGCTTGGGTTGAGCACAGGGGGAGGCTttgggcacccccagcacccagggctcTGCTGTGAACCCCAACCTCACCGCGCTGCTGGCTCCGAGCTTCAAGCCCAGCTCTTTGCCAGCGCCGCAGCCGGGATGCtcgctgcccccccggccccttgCCCGGCCCTGGCGCCAGTTGGGTGTCCCCGAGCTGTGTCCCCCTTGCGCCACCCCGGCACAGCCACCGCGCTGGCACCGCTGGCGAgctgcccagcctcctgccGGGGGTGCGCGGCCGCGATGCGACGTGCGGGAGGAGCTCAGCCTGCCGGCAGAGCCCGCGAGCACCGGGCCACTGATGCTcacccagccccagggcacccagGGATGGAGGGAcgaggatttggggtggggagggtgtgggggggcatTGCAGCTGCCTCGGCTCCCAGCCGTGGTGCGGGATCCCGGTGGGGCTCGTGCAGCCCCGATGCCACGCGCTGCTTGGTGTGAAGTTTCAGTAGGTCTCACCTCGAGTTCCTAATATTTGGATGTGCGGTGTTGGTGtcgcgggggctgcccggccctAGCGGGAATTAACGAACCTTGCGCCCAGCACTCGCCCTCGaaggagaggagctgtgggACCAGAACATCACCCAGCACGATGACAACCCAGAGGCTATGGGAGACCCCACCGCGGCCACCAGGGACGTGGATGGGATGCAGACGTGGCCTGTGGCCTCCCCGACCCCGCCTTTGaccagggacccccccaccaTCACCACACCAACGCAAGCGGGCAGCCTGGGGAACCAAACCCGTGAGTCCCATGGGGAAAGGACAAGATGTGGCTTGGGGCTGTGCCACCAAATGCCCTGGAgggtcctgcagccccccccccccagtgaccctGAGACCCTTTTGCTGGCAGCAAGCCCCCACCTCTGGTCTCTCCCCATAGAAAATGGGTCGGGAGTTCCCGTCAAGTACTGGTCCCCTGTGATCTTTGTGCTCCTTGCTCTGCTCGTGCTCTTCTTCACCTACCGGCGGACCAAGGGCGAAGGTGAGCTCCTCGCCGGGGCACCCGTGCTTGGGGCAGCCCCGTGATGGGTTTAGCAGCAAACGGCGGTGGCAAATCCTCCCAGCCTCAGAGCACCACGAAAAGCAGCAAAGTGCCACCCATCCTGGCATGGCTCGACTGGGCTTCGTGCTGGAGGAGGCTTCTTCTGTTCAGTTTTGCACCTTTTGGACTCCCCTGTGCCAGCTTCGGCCTCTGTTTTGACACAAACCCGAGCTCGTGGCCTCgcaaagcaaaacccaaaccTGCTCACTCCTCATCCCAGCAGGAGCTtgctgtgttgttgttgttgttgttttattaatgGGTTTTCAGCCTCTCTAATGTCATGCGTGTGTCTGCCCTGCCCCGCAGGGACGCGGGACCCAGCCACCTCCATCAGCGACTTCTCAGGTGAGCCGCGAGCGGGTTTCTCGTTAGCGCAACGCTCGTTAGAGCAGCCTCTGCCCGCTCCCAGTGCCTTGACTCGGCCCCGCGCGTTGCGTTGCAGATGCGCTTGTCCTAGAGCACGACACCGCCCTGATCCTCCCCGCTGCCCAGGTGAGCCGGGCACGTGGGGGCTGctccgccgccgctcccccccccccccccagcccatgcctcagtttccccacctgcCGCAGCCGTGGCGAGGATGCTCAGCACctccttgtgctgctgctcctctcttGCAGGGGGACAGGAAGGGGGCAGAGAAACCCCAAGCCCAGGAGCTGACCGAGACCACCTTCTGCCagccagacccccccccaggacagcCGCTGCCTTCCCAggtattccccccccccccctcctggcAGCTGCCAGCCCAGGGCACAATTCTGGGCACGGTGTGCACCCAAAGCGCTGCGTGGGGAGGGTTTTAGGATGCTCCTGATGTGCCCTGGACCCCCAGGGAGGGtttgtgcccccccctccccctcaaCATCTCCTTTTGCCTCTCCCTGACCTCAGCAGCCTGATGCCCCTGAGGCCACCGGCGGTGCCCGCTGCTCCGGGGAGCCCGGTGCTGACTGAGGGCTGGCCGGGGGGAGCCGACGGCTTTTGGACAACCTGACGGAGCACGAGGCCACCCCAGGATGACAAATTCTGACAAGAcacccggcggggggggggacacgtggACGCTGGGGGATGAGAGCATCGTGtaccgccccgctccgcccgaGGGATGCTCCGGCGCGTCGCCAAATCCCAGCGGGACAGGGACCCGCGTGGGACGGGGCTGGGCGCAGCGTGGCCGCGTGTGCCTTCACTGCCCCCAAAGATAgggctcggggtgggggggcacggCCGAGCCAATAAAGCCGGGTTTCACCCCGGAAAGCCTGGATTTTCTCCACCCCACGCAGCCGAGCTGTCAGTTTTTCCTGGCCCTAGGAAGGAGCGGAGGCGGCCGCAGGCCCACGCGGAGGGAAAagtgggggctgcgggggcaggaGGTTTCTTGGCTGATTAATTACTCgcaggaaggggggggaaaaaaaaaaaaccacgcaGCTACCGTGCCGGCAGCTCATTTGCTGAGCGCTGGAAGTCATCACGGGGCAAAGGCGGggtgagagaaaaaggaaggcgGCAAGGGCTGGAAATAACCATGGGGGCACCCTGTGGGTGGAAGCCGGGGAGggcagagaagcaaaaaaaaaccatcgCGGGGAAGCGAGCAGCTCCCGATGGCGTGCAGCTGGACGGATGCTGTCCCCACGGCCGGTGACACTGTGACATCCCCGGGTCCCTGGGTTAACCTGGTCCCTGCCTCggcttctcctttttctgctccCCGTGGTGCCAACGCACAGCCCCACGTAAGGCGCAGGGAGGGAGGTGCGGGGGGGGCGATGCTTGGGGAGGCTGAGAGCGGGGGGAGAAGGTGCTAAAGCCAAAGGAAACGCTGATGCCCGGGCCCGGTGAATCAGCGGGGGGCCaggggggtgtgtgggggggcgCAGGTGCCGGCACATCCGCTGCCTCTGTGCTCGGAGCGCGCATCCTGCGAGGGGGGCGAGGTGGGGGCTGCGCCCCGAAGGGTTTGGGAATTTCTCCAGTCGCACCCCAGGGCCTTCGTCGTGCAAACCCCGAATCCCCGGTAGCTCCAAATCTTTGGCCCCATAAAACCCCAGGCACATGGCTCCATAAACCCAaacctgtgtcccccccaaaaccctaaGATAAACCCAAACATAAATCCCAAACTGCTGGCCATGTAAACCCCAAATCCTTGGTTCCACAATCCCCAAATCTTCAGTCCCATAAATCCACAGTCCTTAGCCCTATAAAACCCAAACCCTTGGCTCCAGAAACCCCAAAATGAGGGCTCCATAACCCCCAAATCTTTCCTGTTAACCCCAAACCCACGGCTCCAAAAACCTCCAAATCTTTCCTCTATTAACCCCAAACCGAGGGCTCCATAACCCCCAAAACTTTTCTCTGTTAACCCAAACCCTTGGCTCCATAAAACCCCAAACCCTTGGCTCCGTAAAACCCCTAAGACCCCAAACCCTTGGCTCCGTTAACCCCAAACCttgcccccccaaaccccaaaccttGGCCCCATGAGCCCCGAGCATCCTTTGAGGGCAGGGACCGGTTTCCCCGAGCGCTCTCTGGAGGccgcctcctgctgctgcagggcacgcATCCGGATCCGGCCCCAACCCCACACCAAGCAGGGCTTGGAGCGGGTGCTGCaaagcaccgggggggggggggggggggggggaagacaaagccaaaaaaaaaaaaaaaatgtccaacgggtttattttattaaaaaaaaaaaaattagatcctctatgaaaaaaaaaaaaagacaaaaaaccaACTTCCTAACACTGCCATAATGCTTCGATCCACTGCAAACTGTAAAAACAagctttttatatattaaaaaacaattttacattttacaattTTCTACACGCATGCACAAGGGCTCGGCTctgcggaaaaaaaaaaaaaaaaaagaacgaaaAAAGGTGAATTCTTCTTAAACTCCAAGTGGAaaattcccccctcccccccccagcctacAACATCCACTCTCACTCACTGAAGTCTTTTTGCAGTAAAACACCCCCAAACCGGGCTCCCGGCGGCACCAGCCCCCCGAGGGGCTCCGGcacccgggggggctccggcgcGGCGGTGCTGGTGTAAACGGGACTGGAAGCTGGCGCGGGACAGACGCTGGCACTGCGGGGACCTGGCGGGGCTATAAAGACACAGAAACTCCGGAAAAATGGAGATTTCCTGGGAATTTGGAAAGGCGGTGcccgccccccacccctgcTGCATCCCCCCACAAGCTTGTGCTGGGAGAGCCCTTGAAATCCACTGGGGAGCCTCTCTCTGCTACTGGTATTTACTGGGGAAGCCCCCAGGCCCTCTGGGGTGGGACGTGTGCGTCACAGCGAGGGAATTTGGCAGGTCTCGCCACCGAGCGAGCCCAAACTCAGCTCGGGATGCCGCGGTCACCCCCGTGAGCCCCCCCCTACCCCGCAGCACAAAAgccagatgaaaaaaaaaattaaaaaaaagtaaaaaaaaaaaaacaacaaaaaaaaacccatgaGGTATTTGCAACCTTAACAAAACCAAGGGAAGGCAAAAGCTTCTGCAGGCACGGGGACCCTGCGTGCGCTCGGTGCCCCACGGCGCGGGCAGCGCGGGTCCGAGCGCTGCGGGGTCCCCTCGCTCAGCCCCGCCGGGGGCCACCACGTCCCCATCTCCACCGCAGGGCACGGATTTCAGACCCTGCTGAACCAAGACCCTTTGCAAAGAAGCCACCTGGGGCCAGCACCGGAGCCCGAGGGGTGCTTAGGGCCGTTCTGCAGCAAACTATAGGGTGCTGtgccccccaaatcctgcaACCCCTCGCCCTCACCGGCCAGCC
Proteins encoded in this region:
- the LOC125180229 gene encoding uncharacterized protein, whose product is MEASGAGWRWLCVAVLGAGAALALEGEELWDQNITQHDDNPEAMGDPTAATRDVDGMQTWPVASPTPPLTRDPPTITTPTQAGSLGNQTQNGSGVPVKYWSPVIFVLLALLVLFFTYRRTKGEGTRDPATSISDFSDALVLEHDTALILPAAQGDRKGAEKPQAQELTETTFCQPDPPPGQPLPSQQPDAPEATGGARCSGEPGAD